A genomic region of Choristoneura fumiferana chromosome 17, NRCan_CFum_1, whole genome shotgun sequence contains the following coding sequences:
- the LOC141437322 gene encoding uncharacterized protein isoform X2 — translation MPNEIDAEVSPCEVSRLLRRLCAGAGASNGGKNERVSGAKNAQLLCINGGSPRQPSTPQLLRILEETIQKKIPKPQYTPKPKVKDIDRYRLTFNVTAKAAESMFQYRTKFVQHMLSSPMYANSAVGKPWEMIGSVSEQIIDEMLVACAKEMQLQDFIEELYKSETQ, via the exons ATGCCG AACGAGATTGACGCGGAAGTATCACCCTGCGAGGTGTCGCGGCTGCTGCGGCGGCTGTGCGCCGGCGCCGGTGCCTCTAACGG GGGTAAGAACGAACGGGTGTCGGGTGCCAAGAATGCCCAGCTGCTGTGCATCAACGGCGGCAGTCCTCGCCAGCCCAGCACACCGCAACTGTTACGT ATTCTAGAAGAGACCATCCAAAAGAAGATCCCTAAGCCCCAGTACACCCCGAAACCCAAGGTCAAGGACATAGACCGTTACCGCCTAACCTTCAACGTGACGGCCAAGGCGGCTGAGTCCATGTTCCAGTACAGGACGAAGTTCGTGCAGCATATGCTGTCCAGTCCCATGTATGCTAACAGCGCTGTGGGGAAACCCTGGGAAATGATTggcag TGTGTCGGAACAAATTATAGACGAGATGCTGGTGGCTTGCGCGAAAGAGATGCAGCTACAGGACTTTATTGAAGAATTATACAAGAGCGAGACACAGTGA
- the LOC141437322 gene encoding uncharacterized protein isoform X1 translates to MTLPIKNEIDAEVSPCEVSRLLRRLCAGAGASNGGKNERVSGAKNAQLLCINGGSPRQPSTPQLLRILEETIQKKIPKPQYTPKPKVKDIDRYRLTFNVTAKAAESMFQYRTKFVQHMLSSPMYANSAVGKPWEMIGSVSEQIIDEMLVACAKEMQLQDFIEELYKSETQ, encoded by the exons atgactctacctataaag AACGAGATTGACGCGGAAGTATCACCCTGCGAGGTGTCGCGGCTGCTGCGGCGGCTGTGCGCCGGCGCCGGTGCCTCTAACGG GGGTAAGAACGAACGGGTGTCGGGTGCCAAGAATGCCCAGCTGCTGTGCATCAACGGCGGCAGTCCTCGCCAGCCCAGCACACCGCAACTGTTACGT ATTCTAGAAGAGACCATCCAAAAGAAGATCCCTAAGCCCCAGTACACCCCGAAACCCAAGGTCAAGGACATAGACCGTTACCGCCTAACCTTCAACGTGACGGCCAAGGCGGCTGAGTCCATGTTCCAGTACAGGACGAAGTTCGTGCAGCATATGCTGTCCAGTCCCATGTATGCTAACAGCGCTGTGGGGAAACCCTGGGAAATGATTggcag TGTGTCGGAACAAATTATAGACGAGATGCTGGTGGCTTGCGCGAAAGAGATGCAGCTACAGGACTTTATTGAAGAATTATACAAGAGCGAGACACAGTGA